From a region of the Bradyrhizobium sp. KBS0727 genome:
- a CDS encoding JAB domain-containing protein, protein MHNHPSGDPTPSQAPCTKTETMTFNYFCFAD, encoded by the coding sequence GTGCACAACCATCCCTCCGGCGATCCGACGCCGTCGCAGGCCCCATGCACCAAAACTGAAACGATGACTTTCAATTATTTCTGTTTCGCTGATTGA